CGAGAGCGACCGTCCGAGCGCTCCCACTCCCAACAACGCGATCGTCACCCCGGCAATAGCCAGCACGGCGCCGAGCAAGTAGGGAGCATCAAGGCGAATCTCGACAAGATGGCGTTCAGGTGCATCTATTCTATGGGCCACGAACACCATGGCCATGAGCAGTACCTGCAAAAGGACGTACCACTCGCCACGCTCATTGTGTAACCAACTATGAAGTGACATGCCGTTAGCGATTTGTGCGTTGCACGAGAACGTCCAATCGGTCGAGGCTCTCAGACCAGCCCTGGTTCATGCCGGTCTCGACATAGCCATTGCGGATCGCATCACTCGCGAACGTCGAGCGAATCGTCAGTTTGGTCTTGCCACCAAGGTCTTCGAAGGTAATCGTTGCCATCGCTGAGAACACATCATCACTCTTCGTGTGGCAATGCGCTTTGAGTTGCGCCTTCCACTCCTCCGAGTGTTCTACGAGCGAACTCTCCCAGACGATCCGCTCCGGGCG
The window above is part of the Bacteroidota bacterium genome. Proteins encoded here:
- a CDS encoding SRPBCC domain-containing protein, producing MATQSDFTVTTAPKEVIMTRTFDAPLELVFDAFTLKEHIEKWFGPHGFETTAESDPRPGGAFRIVMHATDALPPEFAGDYPMRGVYKEFVRPERIVWESSLVEHSEEWKAQLKAHCHTKSDDVFSAMATITFEDLGGKTKLTIRSTFASDAIRNGYVETGMNQGWSESLDRLDVLVQRTNR